One Vicia villosa cultivar HV-30 ecotype Madison, WI linkage group LG5, Vvil1.0, whole genome shotgun sequence genomic window, GACAGTATGATGCGGAGCTCACTGCGGTACTACAGGATGAGGGGAATGAGTTGGAGCAGGCTACACACAGAGAGCGGGCGCTGAGATGCTACTTCCTATATTTGATAGGCACTCAGCTCTAGGGGTGGCAACGGGTCGgatcgggtgcgggtttcacactacccaaacccgcatccGAAATCGGCACCCGAACCCAACCCAAAAGGTATTTGGGTGGCAAAAtgacacccacgcccacacccgttgggttcgggtttttcaccaaacccgaacccgcaacaaaatacataaaatacaattttcctacaatttttcacaaaatatatataaaatatatatatataaatatatattatatattatatatatatatatatatatatatatatatatatatatatatatatatatatatatatatatatatatatatatatatatatgaggagggttatatttactccaagagtaagttattataacttactccaaatctagaccattgattcttttcaattcagtggttaaaaataataagtaattaaatgtggagagagaaaactattacttattatttttaaccattagattgagaagaatcaatggtctagaagaatccatgagtacaactaggGAGCGGCTGTACTGGCGTACAGTTATAATAGACTTGGAGAGGGATGCCTGTGGAAGACAAGGACAGTTGCAGGCAGTTGTACTCTTTTGTTGGTAATAATCTTACACGTTTCTactttttatagtttttattgtAATTGAAAATAACCTTGTTTTTTTCAGGGTTGAATACTACAACACTTCCCATATATTATTGGCTGGGGAGAGGTAGAGGAGTACACAGAGGTCATGCCACGTGCCAGTGCTTTCACCCCCCTTAGAGGGAACCAGGCGCCGGATCCCTACAGGCGCTCTCTTGACCGCATGGCCGCTGAGGACAACAGGTATTGCTGCTATGATGAGCACCGGGTGGCGGTTCCGTTTGACGAGATATGTATGTATTCTGTATGGTTGGCCGTCAGCTCGACGATTGTTGTACGCTACCTTCCAGAGCGCGTCATGCGTCAGTTTAGAGAGCAGAGGATACCTCGCGATCCTCGTGTTTCAGCTCCCATCGCCATGATTCGTAGGCAgttagatgaggtctttgcagactGGGAGCATCACATGGTCCTTGAGGAGGCACGAGCGACGCTAGCAGAGCATAATTGGAGTTGTGTCGAGGGGTACATCACATGGTACTATAGAGTCTCACATCCATACATGCTTTCGGCTGCAGAGGGGGTTCTCCCAAACCAGCCCACGAGGAGATTCTCTGTGCACATCATGTTAGTTGGACCACATTGAGGATCTTCTTCCTATGTGTCGTCAGATAATTGACAGGGGCATCAGAGCCATTGCAGAGGGTTTATTCCTTGAGGGTACTGCTTCTAGGCGTGTGCTGGATCATATGATCAGGATGGCAGAGAGTGTATTTCTGTACCGTCAACATCGTGCCAGGACCCGtgggcagtgttttaaaaaccggaccggtcatcgaaccggtgagggtactgggtcactagtttatcggtcgaaccactgggtcacttgtcgaaccgcacgaccaaactggattaaaccggataactcggttgaataaatctgccattatataggtataaaaccggtcgaatcggatgattcagtctctaaaaaaatataactaccttttaatttttttaaaaatatcattatatcataaattcacaatttcataacttaaattcaaattttaaacaaaggtatcacacataacaaaatagtaaaaagttacaaagtctaattgcaaacaaagtctaattacaacataatttaaacaaagtctaattacaacataatctaattgaatagtttataacaaaataactccaatgtgtatcaaatttaattcaaaataggatcttcctaaaaagaaaatcaaataaaattcaatatgtttatgctatttaagaaaatttattagcaaagataacaaatagacaataaagtttttaatttgtcactaaagaaaaaaaactatgtgagaatgctatttaagtaatacactactaaatatattaaaaaaaaaagttaaaaaaaaagtttaaaagaaatgttaaaaaaaaagtttaaaaaaagttttaaaaaaagtttaaaaaaaaagtttaaaaaaaaacaaaaaaaaagcaattaaaccgccggttttccggttttcccggtttttccggttttcccggttttcaccggttttcaccggttcccaccggtttgatggcatatccgatccaactattgaaccagaccggttacctggccggttcccggttcgaccggtccgaccggccggtccggtccggtttttaaaacactgcccgTGGGACAGTTGATGCTAGGGGTAGAGCAAGCAGATCCCTTCGTGGATTCGGAGGGGATGCACATGATGGTACGCAGGAGGACGCCCGGCATACTCAATAGCTATATTTGatgatgtatttatattttatttttgtttgtatttgatgatgtactCGACACTTTGAccgaaattatttatatattgtatttttattagtCTACCTATTGTTGTCTTTAAATTGCATTACCGAATCTAAAAATGTATGTCTTTAAACATGGAGTTTCGTCATGAAAATGacatgaattaaaaaaaacagactgttccgtagatgtacctacaaaACACTCTATTTCACCAAAGGAgagaagaaaataaagtgaaagagAGGGAAATTTTATTAAAGTTGTCAAATGATTTTTTTCTTAGCTTACCAGACGCGCGTTTCTAATTTAAAGCTCAATCTCTTTCCATGCAAAGCTGCAGAAAATTGAACTCTTATTAGATCACTATAATTATAGTGCATAAAGTGAAGAAAATAGATCATAGAGAGTAGATTACCCCATGGCAAGAAGTGTAAGAGTCCAAGCTATGGTAGCAAGTGAACACGCAAATGGTAGGCTCTTAGACGTCCACGAACAGATATGATTGATTCCGGAAATTGCTAATACAATACAGCTATAGTGATAAAACAGGGCGAATATTTCTGACTATATGCTTTGGTATAAAGTACACAAGCAATGATATAGATTATACAAATTCATAAATTGTTAAAAGCTAAAATAACATAGTATTCTATACACCTAAAGTCTTCCATCTTCATCATCCTGTTTTCCAGTGCCACAACCTACAAAAAAACTGTTATATGCACTACTAAAACCAACATGTTCAGATATCAACTTTCAGATAAATAAAAGCCAAGCAACATGCCTCAGTACCATGTTCCAAACCGATGAGATAAACAAACCTGTGATAAACTGGTTTGTAGTAGCATCGATTCACCCATTCACCAAGCGGCTCGTCTTCCTCATAACAATGAAGATAATTCGGTAACATATCTTCTTCACCTTCGAATCTAATTGTTTCTTTGTCACAAATATCTTACTCTTATTTGTTTTATAATGTTTAATCATTTTGATACTGATATGAGTTTTATCATTCCATTAGTAGTAGTTTTATCATCTTACGACTGGCTTTGTCCAATGGTTATCTTACGCACAGTTGGTTAACATATTCCATGCTTCTTTTAAATTCTTATTGTCAACATCGCATGGACATTCTTCTCAATTTGTACAGGATTTATATATTTTCAAGAATATCAGGTAATTTCACATCTAGTTATACATTAACACATGTTGCCTTTTCTTTTGCCATGAACACTCTAAGAAGTTAAAATCAAACTATTGTagataaaaaatgaaaaactacTCCTACTTGGATGAAATATGACTCAATTAGGGTATATATTTCAGAACTTAAagttcataaacatcatatgtaaACACCATGGGTTTAACATGCGTAACACACATAGCCCACTTGACATAATTGTTAACTTGATctcacttttcttcttctttttttgaagAGGCCAAAAGAAGTAAAATATCAATACAGAAAGGCACAAGAAATGCCTCTATAAAAGTTTACAACATTCcaaatcaaaacagaaaaaacctcTAGAACTAAAACACACCAGACCACTGCATTAGACATTAAAACTGCAGACCTAAAATGCAGGAAAATGGAACTGAAGTAAAATTAGACACAGCCCCCTTAACTGAACACATCAGGAGCTACAAGACAAACATGGAACATCTAGCGAACCGACGCCAATACATCAGAATACCAGGCTCGAACCAACCATAACTCCAAAAACATGAATCACTGGGCTGCACCACAAGACACAATCTAAACGGATTGATAAATACCAAAATTCAAAGTCGGTCTAAGTCGATACAGCAGTCGCTCCGAACCTCACCTGCACGGAAAGAACACTCCCGCGGCACAATGTCAGAATGACGGAAAATAAAACCGACACGAATCAGATCAATTCCGCGCTTGGAACACAAGTTCTGCATCAGACTGAATTCCTAAAATTGGATGTCGACTAAACCAGGTTTCATCAACTAGAGACACAAAACTCCAATAGTTTACGGCTAAAACCGGGCCAACATTGCGCCATTAGCTGCATTGGTACGAATGTGCCACAAAATTGGTGGCCACTATTCTTCTCAAAAGGGTTTCTGTGTTAACATTGGAGAGATTTAAGAAGAGATGGAAGTGCAAAACCGACGCGAAAGGTTTATATTTCTTTAAACATTAATAGAAGCAATAGTTCAGACTAAATTATTACTCATAATTTACCAAGCAAGAACCTAAGATAATAAATTTCAAAGACCCTTATAAAATAGTTAAGAAAGCCAAATCAACAAACAATAGCAGCAAGTCTTCTAAAGCAAATCAGAAAACAGAAATATACAGCAGCAAAACATTGACATAAAACATAAAGGAACGTACCAGCGCACCAGTAGTTCGGTTTAATAGCATACAAATGACCAACACTCTCCATGGAATATGCTATTGCCATTTTCTTATGTTGTAGTGTCAGGGGCTATAGGTTCATGCTCGGTGTTGTTCGCTAAATCACTGTAAAATTGCAATTCTGACATGTTATCACGCTTCATGGAGCAATAACCATGTACTTCATTCctaattttaaattcattttggCAGTTATAATCTCTTCTTACGAGTGGCTTTGTCCAATGGTTATCTTACGCACAGCTGGTTAACATATTCCATGCTTCTTTTAAATTCTTATTGTGATCATCGCATGGACATTCTTCTCAATTTGTACAGGATTTATATATTTTCAAGAATATCAGGTAATTTCACATCTAGTTATACATTAACACATGTTGCCTTTTCTTTTGCCATGAACACTCTAAGAAGTTAAAATCAAACTATTGTAGATAAAAAATGAACAACTACTCCTACTTGGAAGAAATATGACTCAATTAGGGTATATATTTCATAACTTAAAGTTCATCAACATCATATGTAAACACCATGGATTTAACATGCGTAACACACATAGCCCACTTGACATAATTGTTAACTTGATctcacttttcttcttctttttttgaagAGGCCAAAAGAAGTAAAATATTAATCTAGAAAGCCACAAGAAATGCCTCTATAAAAGGTTACAACATTCcaaatcaaaacagaaaaaacctcTAGAACTAAAACACACCAGACCACTGCATTAGACGTTAAAACTGCAGACCTAAAATGCAAGAAAATGTAACTGAAGTAAAATTAGACACAGCCCCCTTAACTGAACACATCAGGAGCTACAAGACAAACATGGAACATCTAGCGAACCGACGCCAATACATCAGAATACCAGGCTCGAACCAACCATAACTCCAAAAACATGAATCACTGGGCTGCACCAAAAGACACAATCTAAACGGATTGATAAATACCAAGATTCAAATTCGGTCTCAGTCGATATAGCAGTCGCTCCGAACCTCACCTGCACGGAAAGAACACTCCCGCGGCACAATGTCAGAATGACGGAAAATAAAACCGACACGAATCAGATCAATTCCGCGCTTGGAACACAAGTTCTGCATCAGACTGAATTCCTAAAATTGGATGTCGACTAAACCAGGTTTCATCAACTAGAGACACAAAACTCCAATAGTTTACGGCTGAAACCGGGCCAACATTGCGCCATTAGCTGCATTGGTACGAATGTGCCCCAAAATTGGTGGCCACTATTCTTCTCAAAAGGGTTTCTGTGTTAACATTGGAGAGATTTAAGAAGAGATGGAAGTGCAAAACCGACGCGAAAGGTTTATATTTCTTTAAACAATAATAGAAGCAATAGTTCAGACGAAATTATTACTCATAATTTACCAAGCAAGAACCTAAGATAATAAATTTCAAAGACCCTTATAAAATAGTTAAGAAAGCCAAATCAACAAACAATAGCAGCAAGTCTTCTAAAGCAAATCAGAAAACAGAAATATACAGCAGCAAAACATTGACATAAAACATAAAGGAACGTACCAGCGCACCAGTAGTTCGGTTTAATAGCATACAAATGACCAACACTCTCCATGGAATATGCTATTGCCATTTTCTTATGTTGTAGTGTCAGGGGCTATAGGTTCATGCTCGGTGTTGTTCGCTAAATCACTGTAAAATTGCAATTCTGACATGTTATCACGCTTCATGGAGCAATAACCATGTACTTCATTCctaattttaaattcattttggCAGTTATAATCTCTTCTTACGACTGGCTTTGTCCAATGGTTATCTTACGCACAGCTGGTTAACATATTCCATGCTTCTTTTAAATTCTTATTGTGATCATCGCATGGACATTCTTCTCAATTTGTACAGGATTTATATATTTTCAAGAATATCAGGTAATTTCACATCTAGTTATACATTAACACATGTTGCCTTTTCTTTTGCCATGAACACTCTAAGAAGTTAAAATCAAACTATTGTAGATAAAAAATGAACAACTACTCCTACTTGGATGAAATATGACTCAATTAGGGTATATATTTCATAACTTAAagttcataaacatcatatgtaaACACCGTGGATTTAACATGCGTAACACACATAGCCCACTTGACATAATTGATAACTTGATctcacttttcttcttctttttttgaagAGGCCAAAAGaagtaaa contains:
- the LOC131604401 gene encoding uncharacterized protein LOC131604401, which produces MAAEDNRYCCYDEHRVAVPFDEICMYSVWLAVSSTIVVRYLPERVMRQFREQRIPRDPRVSAPIAMIRRQLDEVFADWEHHMVLEEARATLAEHNWSCVEGYITWYYRVSHPYMLSAAEGVLPNQPTRRFSVHIMLVGPH